A section of the Festucalex cinctus isolate MCC-2025b chromosome 9, RoL_Fcin_1.0, whole genome shotgun sequence genome encodes:
- the zic3 gene encoding zinc finger protein ZIC 3, protein MLLDSGPQFASLGVGGFGAPRHHDIGNRDASLGLNPFSEPSHSAAFKISPVGHDIASGQTSAFTPQASGYAAALGHAHGGGQVHGSYGGGAFNSTRDFLFRNRGVHGESAAPGAQHGLFAAAAAASAGSLHGPPGIADNPGHLLFPGLHEQGVSHPSPSGHVVNGQMHLGLRGDIFGRADPYRPVASPRPDPYAAAAQLHNYNHPINMNMGMNVPSHHGPGAFFRYMRQPIKQELSCKWIDEHQMNRPKKTCDRTFSTMHEMVTHVSMEHVGGPEQSNHICFWEDCPREGKSFKAKYKLVNHIRVHTGEKPFPCPFPGCGKIFARSENLKIHKRTHTGEKPFKCEFDGCDRRFANSSDRKKHMHVHTSDKPYICKVCDKSYTHPSSLRKHMKVHESQGSESSPAASSGYESSTPPVLGSASSEDPTKTPPSAAQNTSGHSEGLAPNFNEWYV, encoded by the exons ATGCTGCTCGATAGCGGTCCGCAGTTCGCGTCGCTAGGAGTGGGCGGCTTCGGGGCGCCCAGGCACCACGACATCGGCAACAGGGACGCGAGCCTGGGACTCAACCCGTTCAGCGAGCCGTCGCACTCGGCGGCGTTCAAAATCAGCCCGGTGGGCCACGACATCGCCTCGGGGCAGACGTCAGCCTTCACCCCGCAAGCCAGCGGCTACGCGGCGGCGCTGGGACACGCGCACGGCGGCGGCCAGGTGCACGGTTCGTACGGCGGGGGGGCCTTCAACTCCACGCGGGACTTTCTCTTCCGGAACCGCGGCGTGCACGGCGAGTCGGCGGCGCCGGGCGCGCAACACGGGCtgttcgccgccgccgccgccgcctcggcCGGGAGCCTGCACGGGCCGCCGGGCATCGCGGACAACCCGGGACATCTGCTCTTCCCCGGACTCCACGAGCAAGGGGTGAGCCACCCGTCGCCGAGCGGACACGTCGTCAACGGCCAGATGCATCTGGGCTTGCGCGGGGACATCTTCGGCCGAGCCGACCCGTACCGGCCGGTGGCCAGCCCGCGCCCGGACCCGTACGCGGCGGCGGCGCAGCTGCACAACTACAACCACCCCATCAACATGAACATGGGCATGAACGTGCCCAGCCACCACGGGCCGGGGGCCTTCTTCCGCTACATGCGGCAGCCCATCAAGCAGGAGCTGTCGTGCAAGTGGATCGACGAGCACCAGATGAACAGACCCAAGAAGACGTGCGACAGGACGTTCAGCACCATGCACGAGATGGTCACGCACGTTTCCATGGAGCACGTCGGCGGGCCCGAGCAGAGCAACCACATCTGCTTCTGGGAGGACTGCCCCCGCGAGGGAAAGTCCTTTAAGGCCAAGTACAAACTCGTCAACCACATCCGGGTgcacacgggcgagaagccCTTCCCGTGCCCCTTCCCGGGCTGCGGCAAAATATTCGCGCGCTCGGAGAACTTGAAAATCCACAAAAGGACGCACACGG GTGAGAAGCCGTTCAAGTGCGAATTCGACGGCTGCGACCGCCGCTTCGCCAACAGCAGCGACCGGAAGAAGCACATGCACGTGCACACGTCCGACAAGCCGTACATCTGCAAAGTGTGCGACAAGTCCTACACGCACCCCAGCTCTCTCAGGAAACACATGAAG GTCCACGAGTCCCAAGGGTCCGAGTCGTCCCCGGCAGCAAGTTCCGGATACGAGTCGTCCACGCCGCCGGTTCTGGGCTCGGCCTCCAGCGAAGACCCGACAAAAACGCCGCCGTCAGCCGCGCAGAACACATCCGGACACAGCGAGGGGCTGGCGCCCAACTTTAACGAATGGTACGTTTGA